In Sphingobacterium sp. PCS056, the following proteins share a genomic window:
- the mnhG gene encoding monovalent cation/H(+) antiporter subunit G, translated as MTDIIIAVLSTIGALAILFASIGILRMPDFYLRLSVTVKAATLGVGLLLLCAAIVFPDVSVTTKTIAIAFFLMLTAPVAAHMIGRVAYITGIKVWKGTIMDELEGMYDEETHELKGTGTHDDSSSQDEPLKK; from the coding sequence ATGACTGATATTATTATTGCCGTGCTGAGCACCATTGGTGCACTAGCCATTCTCTTTGCCTCCATTGGTATTCTAAGAATGCCTGATTTTTATTTACGGCTATCCGTAACCGTTAAAGCTGCAACCTTAGGTGTAGGATTATTATTACTTTGTGCCGCCATTGTGTTTCCGGATGTCTCCGTAACAACCAAAACAATTGCTATTGCATTTTTCCTCATGTTAACTGCCCCTGTAGCTGCACACATGATTGGAAGAGTTGCCTATATCACCGGTATAAAAGTATGGAAGGGCACCATTATGGATGAGTTGGAGGGTATGTATGATGAAGAGACGCATGAGCTTAAAGGCACAGGTACGCATGACGACTCTTCATCACAGGATGAACCCCTTAAAAAATAA
- a CDS encoding lactonase family protein, whose product MKKILLFILTCFPFLGWSQNMTMFVGTYTSNTASKGIYAFDFNAKTGAMELISTTPMIDPSFLARKDNIIYAVSEQGKNKGNLASYSYNNGQFTLLNVVPTKGDAPCHVAVSPYKNLIAVSNYSGGSFVLYGLEPNGVIGNLKEFIQHEGKGVDKVRQEGPHVHSAFFSKKGNELFVQDLGLDQISIYKFINPKKPDVKLAEDPAEVFSSAGGGPRHIAFDKKEKYMYVVLEMTADIAVYKRDGQDWLFDQSININPDGFKGANGAADIKTSPDGKFLYATNRGDANTIGIFSIAKDGKLVKVANQSTMGKGPRNFNISPDGKFLLVANQTTNEIVTFSRDEKTGLLKETGNRVHVPAPVCIIF is encoded by the coding sequence ATGAAAAAAATTCTGCTTTTTATTTTGACCTGTTTCCCTTTTTTAGGTTGGTCCCAAAACATGACGATGTTTGTCGGTACCTACACGTCTAATACAGCGAGTAAAGGTATATATGCTTTTGACTTCAATGCTAAAACAGGTGCAATGGAGTTGATTTCTACCACGCCAATGATTGATCCGTCTTTTCTAGCCCGTAAAGATAATATTATATATGCAGTAAGTGAGCAAGGTAAAAATAAAGGAAATTTAGCTTCATACTCTTATAATAATGGTCAATTTACCTTATTGAATGTCGTACCGACAAAGGGTGATGCTCCCTGTCATGTTGCGGTGAGTCCCTATAAAAATTTGATTGCAGTATCTAATTATTCAGGAGGCTCATTTGTACTTTATGGATTAGAACCAAATGGTGTAATTGGCAATTTAAAGGAATTTATACAACATGAAGGTAAAGGTGTCGATAAAGTAAGGCAAGAAGGTCCACATGTTCATTCTGCTTTTTTCTCCAAAAAGGGAAATGAACTTTTTGTTCAAGATTTAGGACTAGATCAAATCTCGATTTATAAGTTTATCAACCCTAAAAAACCTGATGTCAAATTGGCTGAAGATCCTGCAGAAGTATTTTCTTCGGCCGGCGGTGGTCCAAGACATATCGCTTTTGATAAGAAAGAGAAATATATGTACGTGGTGTTGGAAATGACAGCCGATATTGCCGTATATAAACGAGACGGCCAAGATTGGTTATTTGATCAGTCTATTAATATTAATCCTGACGGATTTAAGGGGGCAAATGGTGCCGCAGATATTAAAACATCTCCAGATGGTAAATTTCTTTACGCAACAAATCGAGGAGATGCAAATACCATAGGTATTTTTTCAATTGCCAAAGATGGCAAGTTAGTAAAGGTTGCAAATCAAAGTACGATGGGCAAGGGACCACGTAATTTTAATATCAGTCCAGATGGTAAGTTTCTTTTGGTGGCTAACCAGACGACCAACGAAATCGTTACTTTTAGTCGAGATGAAAAAACAGGACTATTAAAAGAGACTGGAAATCGTGTTCATGTTCCAGCCCCAGTCTGTATTATTTTTTAA
- a CDS encoding peptidylprolyl isomerase, which translates to MKKNIYTLLLLVFVTAQTVFAQKQVIDRVVATVGSGIILQSDVDMQYAQYLSSGNKANENFKCEMLQQLLTQKLLSQQAVIDSIEVGETEVDDNLNSRLRYMSQQAGGQERLEKFLNRSLLQYKEDMRPSIFEQLKANKMRQNIVQKVDVTPIEVKRYFEALNTDSLPYFNTEVEIGEIVMFPKLTVEEKAEFKTKAEGLRKQVMDGSEFGTVARLYSEDGSAPYGGDLGFNTRDNWVKEFAAMAFKLKAGEISPVFETKYGFHFLQVLERRGEEVHVRHILIKFKPTTASIERTQAKMDSIYNLVTTGKLDFYHAATTNSDSEETKFNGGMVLNQEGETRSTLIPVDKLEASVFQAIDPLKPGEYSKPAQFTDRTGEVGLRFNYLKSRVAPHKANLDEDYVKIKEAARQDKVNRKLNTWFESKRESTYIDIADDFQECDELKVWISKK; encoded by the coding sequence ATGAAAAAAAACATATATACGTTGCTATTATTGGTATTTGTGACAGCACAAACAGTATTTGCTCAAAAACAAGTAATCGATCGGGTAGTTGCGACAGTAGGCTCTGGTATTATCTTACAGTCAGATGTTGATATGCAATATGCACAATATCTTTCGAGCGGTAATAAAGCAAATGAAAATTTCAAATGTGAAATGCTTCAACAATTGTTGACGCAAAAGTTACTTTCACAACAAGCTGTAATCGATTCCATTGAAGTTGGTGAAACAGAGGTAGATGATAATTTGAACAGCCGCTTACGTTATATGTCGCAACAAGCTGGCGGACAGGAACGACTGGAAAAATTCTTAAACAGATCTTTACTGCAATATAAAGAAGATATGCGTCCTAGCATTTTTGAACAATTGAAAGCGAATAAAATGCGTCAAAATATTGTTCAGAAAGTTGATGTAACTCCTATCGAAGTAAAACGTTATTTTGAAGCCCTAAATACAGACAGTTTACCATACTTCAACACAGAAGTTGAAATTGGTGAGATTGTGATGTTTCCTAAACTAACTGTAGAAGAGAAAGCTGAGTTTAAAACAAAAGCAGAAGGGCTTCGCAAGCAAGTTATGGATGGTTCTGAATTTGGAACAGTCGCTCGTCTATATTCTGAAGATGGCTCTGCCCCCTATGGTGGAGATTTAGGATTCAACACGCGTGACAACTGGGTAAAAGAATTTGCTGCTATGGCTTTTAAATTAAAAGCTGGCGAGATCTCGCCCGTATTTGAAACCAAATATGGATTTCACTTTCTACAAGTCTTGGAAAGACGTGGTGAAGAAGTACATGTGAGACATATCTTGATCAAATTTAAACCAACGACAGCTAGTATTGAACGGACGCAAGCAAAAATGGACAGTATCTACAACTTAGTAACAACAGGTAAATTGGATTTCTATCATGCTGCTACAACAAATTCGGACAGTGAAGAAACCAAATTTAATGGCGGTATGGTACTTAACCAAGAAGGTGAAACACGTTCTACACTAATACCAGTAGATAAGTTAGAGGCATCTGTATTCCAAGCTATCGATCCATTAAAACCAGGAGAGTATTCTAAACCAGCTCAATTTACAGATCGCACTGGTGAAGTTGGCCTACGTTTCAATTATCTAAAATCCCGTGTAGCTCCTCACAAAGCTAATTTGGATGAAGATTATGTAAAAATAAAAGAAGCAGCAAGACAAGATAAGGTTAATCGCAAACTAAACACTTGGTTTGAATCCAAAAGAGAAAGTACTTACATCGATATTGCTGATGACTTTCAAGAATGTGACGAACTTAAAGTTTGGATTTCCAAAAAATAA
- a CDS encoding monovalent cation/H+ antiporter complex subunit F, with protein sequence MSLTEYLDYVILPILILSTVITFIRLFKGPDVADRVIALDLIITTGIGIITVYSITTAQAIFLDVAMILALIAFLGTIAFAFYLEKQDHHD encoded by the coding sequence ATGAGCTTAACTGAATATTTGGATTATGTGATTCTACCGATTTTAATTCTTTCTACAGTAATCACATTTATTCGTCTTTTTAAAGGTCCTGATGTGGCAGACCGTGTGATTGCATTAGACCTAATCATTACTACAGGTATTGGTATCATCACGGTGTACAGTATCACTACCGCTCAAGCAATTTTTCTTGATGTAGCGATGATTCTCGCATTAATTGCATTTTTAGGAACAATAGCCTTTGCATTTTATTTAGAAAAACAAGATCACCATGACTGA